The nucleotide sequence tttgaaaattaaatgtttgagcGAATTTCAAAACGTTCTTGTGACGATATATTTCATAGCAagccaatctcattaaaatcagatccccaatacacgcttgACGACGTTACATAacgtaataaaataaatgaacgtcacgatatgattttaatgagattgataGCAAGCTTGACTGTCTAAGAGCAGacgttgtttatttcaaaatgcaacgACCGATTGACGTCAAATGTTAAGATGACGTCGCGCAAACGTCGTCAAACAAAATCGCGGAGTTTTTAAGATTTTCTGCAgctgatatttatttcatttagtttttaaattcAGCATGCGTAGAACAAAACGTCACATGGGCCGGTAGCGCGTTACTATGGttgcattataaaaatattactgtGTTGTTTCGTGCTTTGCTATGTCATGCTACTCTTATCGAGGCAGTAAGGAGAATATTACTATCTTttatgtgtttccggtacggatagaaaaatccgacccgagggcacacgcgtaacgaggcttgccgagttaccggtcatgcagcgtgcccgagggtcagATTTTTCGATCCAGACCGGAAAATcgtgattgatattttttcttgcatacctaaagttatgaatttgtggaaaactTGACGATGGAAACGcaattttgtacatttcatcaaaaagcgcgtgcgacgaaCTATCGCATAGATTATTGCCTCAGCCAATCACCTTTGAGTTTTATCTCATGTGTCACTGAACATCCAATCGCGGTACCATGTAGCcattactgatatatttttagcGTTGGCGAAAGCGTGggcattttattttcacaaaatccaccaccaccatctcCACCACCTACCGTTTAATTATCCGTCAGTATAAAAAGTTGGAGAAATGAGCCGATCTAACTGTTTTCGTGTCAATATTGGATGGTGAACACATCGTTAACGTCCATGTTTTTCTCAATACTTTCTTACCATAAGTAGTGTTACAGTTCTTTGTTTCTTTTCCATTTTCCACTTTTGTCTGGCactatttacaaaatcatatttttctaGTAGGGTTGACTGTCCACCCTGATATGTATTtcgggaaatgttattatacagaTGCTATTGACTCTTTATATGTTTTGGtttacgatatttcgtaaaaatacttttatggcATTCATTAGTATcgtattttcattcaaagcttgttttacattttcccTATATCCATACGAGTTAGACCCGGCTTGTGACTAAGTACCTTGACCTTGggcaatacatatatatatatacagtcgaaccccgttggctcgaactcccatggaccgacgaaaatacctcgagcctcgggaaattcgagccaagcgtaAATGCTTACATTAAGtagaaagaaatcggtcctttacctACAGTTCAAGCCAACGATGAGTTCAAGCcaatgggtttcgactgtaaacactatttttaaaataactggtATTAATGTGGAAGACcaacccagtaaatttaaaattggaaaaatacgtcATCACTGCGAAAGCTACATATCTATATACGTGTATATAGTGTCGTAAGCGATGGGATATCtgcagtaagtaagattcaatgcgttgtattcaaaaatcaatattaaaattttgacattttgaaattcTCCTCTTCTTGCAAATGTATTATATAGTGTCTTTATAAATATCTGATCTctcatttttatacatttgattaTCTGTTAGGTATCCCTACCAATGTATTACATTTATCCAACAAGAGCGGCGCAACAAAAACGATGCACGGCGAACGCCaacaactgtgtttgtatttctAAAAACGGGTATAACTCAAGAAAAATCAATACTTGTAAGCCTTATGGCTGTCgagagttttatttgaatatcttgagcGATGTTCAGTAACGGCACAAAGGTTAAGAATACGCAACGACGCAGATGCCGTCCGCATCAGCAATATGACATTACAACCGCAGTACAGTGAGGAATCGGCTTATAGAGCGGGACATACGCTGCATGAGACCTATCGTGACATGATTCTCACGTGGCGTCACCGTCAAGTTTGTCGTCAGGGGACAGTCAACAATCGTGCTCGTCGATGGCGTTTCGTGACATTTAGTGATGTATCACGATTTAATATCACCAATGCTGACAAGGGACTGCGTTTATACAGGCGGCGTCATGAACGCAACGCACGTTACTGCATATTACAATATATCCGTTTGGGTGgcggcaatcaatttaaattaaatttcaccTTACAGCATTATGATTAATTTGCGACTTTCTGCATAATTTAATTTCCACAGGAGTgctgtttcatattttattcatttgtggtTTGGTTATTAAATACAGCCTTAATTCAACCACTGTAgcgtttttatttacatacgTTTAGTAGTAAGGATTTGCGAAAGTGCGATGAGgccaaatattaattgttcacGGAAGATCATGCAAAGAGCTTACTTTTCCTCCTAGACTGCGAATAACCCCACTCAATATATTAAGTTAActtcatcataatcatcatcatcatcatcatcgccgtCGTTACCACGGctaccaccatcatcattatcgacATCGTCTCAAGCtataccaccaccaccaccaccaccaccaccaccaccatcatcatcatcatcatcatcatcatcatcatcatcaacttcATAATCATCGACGTCGGCGTCGTGGTTGTTGTCATCATTATAATACGTATACTCATCATTCTAACACATTTTCATACTCATCGTATtaaccaccacaaccaccatcatcatcatcatcgccgtCGTTACCACGGTTaccgccatcatcatcatcgacgtcGTCATCGTCtcaaccacaaccaccaccctcatcatcttcatcatcatcatcatcgtcgtcgttaCCACCACCGCCATCACcacaatcattatcatcatcatcatcattctaACACATCCTCACCCTCGttgtattaaatacaaatcaaacaatattttcaacgtttaatcatatattcttcaattataatcaaattgtgcgatatgttaaataatacgcaattatatattctattatttaGGTAACTAAATCTACTCAATGTTTGGTTATTTCTTTTGTAGTATTTGTTGATacataatatcattttgtagaTTTCATAATAATGTGAAATTTATGTAATCGATTATAAACATAGAAAGTCAACGTGTTATTGGTATACTCCTCTAATACAGAATATAAAATACAGCTGAGCAAGGATGccattgtaaataaagaaaaaactaaatatttccCATTAATTCATAATCCATAAGCGAAGTAAATACgtaacatttatcaaatgatatcaCATTAAACTAGGAAATTAGTTGCTTTATTGAGagattctttaaaaaaagtcgatcaagatAAATTAACCGACTATTGCACGTGTTGATTACGGACTGttgtgttataataaaaaagacagTTTTCATCCGCGTTCGATATATTAAAAACACCAGCCCCAACAACATTGCTGTGTCATCTGTCAAGATAAATCTATTTTTGGATGCATGCAAATACacaacataaatcaaattaacTGAATACACACAGAAAGTGGTTGATAATAATTAGTTCCGGGAAAAGtaacatatatttctataaatagaatgacacttccccattgattgtttcactgtttttcaacaaatatgaATTCCCATAATCGATGCTAACATTTAActtattgttcacattttggtGAATTTGAAATGAAGCCTTCCCCACATATCGACAAACTTGAGAACCTTGAATGACGGCGAACTGTCCATATGTTCTCGGATGTCTTTCATCTCACTGGCAGGTTTCACCGTGTAGTAGTACATGTTGCATGTAATGGTGTGTGGTATGTTCTTCATCGTCTCTATCAGACTCCGCACCGCCTCCGCTGTCATTGTCACATTATATAGTGTAATATAGGTGATGGAGGCTGGAGGGAGGAGGTGGAGCTCACCTAGATCTGTACGCTGTATCTCAAGGCGTTGTAACTGAGGGAGACTTGGTAGTGTATCCACAAGTAACTGGACATTCTTAACGCTATATAACACAACACGTTGTAGTTTACTCCACCTTTGATCGTGTTTAAATAATCTACATatgtacatttcaacattcGATGATACTCTATATAAGATACATGTTGTAATATGTGTTGGATCAACCTGCACACGTGTTGTATTGTCTCCCTCTATATGCAGATGTTCCAGCCTGTGACACTGGGACAGGTCATACTGCCCATCACGTCTCCACAGTGTCACTGCTTTGAGGGAGTCGGAGGAGGATGTGATCACCTCCTGCAGCTCTTCCCCATTAATTTGATCATTGTATCCATCGATGACTAGTGACTGAATACGTTCCTTGTTTATCATCATCAGCTTTTTTAACACTACGACATCCTTGTCACTACGAATCCTGAAGTGTGCGAGATAGAGCGGTATGTCACCATAGTTGTTCGCCCTGGCTTCACGGTTCCCGGAGAGAATCAGGGGCTGAAGTAGTCTAGCCTTTCTATTGTAGATTGATGGTCGGTATGGTGGTCTAGAACTATAGATCCATGAAGACACGTCTGGTATAGAACTATTGATCCATGAAGACATTTGTACACCGAGCTCGGGCTTCATtccacatatgaaaataaatgtctgagAAACATCTCCCAAGATATTTTCCTTATTATCTTGTTCGTACTTGTTTGATAGCTGACTGTAgtcgttttcatttaaacataaatgaagagCCGCTAAAAACtcttgaagtgttttatgaaagaatgAAAAGTGAGATGATTCCTCGATTAATGAGTTGGATTTCTTCTCTGTGAGTAAGCCTGACTTTAATGCAAATTCAACCTGCTCCCCTATTAACAAATCGTCGACTGTTGTGTTGCTGAAGACAACAGACGAATCTCTGCACTCTGAATACAAAGTTGTGTATGCCAACTTTGCCAGCGCAAGATAAACCATGGGATTTTGCATGAAGCATTTATGTTTCTTTAATACGGGTGGCAGATCGATTTCCGGAATGTTATTCCCGCTTTGCTTACAACTATGTCTACGTGACAGCATGTTTATAACGCCAgcataaatgtcacattttgaaTCGGTTAACGATTTGCCCTCGAACCACAGGCACACGAGCTGGGTGATACTGATAGGTGCCGACAATAATCCTTTAAGATCCTTCTCTGACACCATTCCCATGAAAGCCTCTGATGTCCGTTCATCCTCAGAATCCTCATTAagaatgttgatgatattttccaCGAGTTGCCTTGTGTCTGCAGCTCCttctatttcaagatatttgtcGATCTTTGAATCCTGCACTCTAAACTGTGACATTCGCCAGGGACGCGTTGTCGTGAAGAGTGTGGCCATGTTGGCCGAATTTCGGAAAGGGATGACTTTTTCCTCAGTTTTGCAGGTACAGTTTACGTTTTCCGGATGGGTCCATTCGTCGAGGCCGTCAGCTATGATTAAACATTTCTCACTTTCCAGCACCGTCTGCAATAGCCGGAAGCTATCATCAGCATCCATCTCGTGGTAGATTTTACGTATAAGTTGATCCTTGATCATTTGT is from Mya arenaria isolate MELC-2E11 chromosome 9, ASM2691426v1 and encodes:
- the LOC128203281 gene encoding uncharacterized protein LOC128203281 gives rise to the protein MASYRELLKEKEAQNWVKAALALNITKDGLQDFLEDVLTCVHQDIYSIVRTSKGLPSVAACVHCFTENVLKCPTRGICTRNCRFHNYPQKLYAPCPNGICEGVRDEIVKHHRFSGPSWKNTNANKWSTIPWEIGKCFLPPDGYKTVASIKDSDFNGVISVMMNCEDFNTKLSFNVATQQNLLTEVRDIGRRVRHSNDQRVKDTELVDFLFKLRTLLEDKTDLANRPKAQHAVEQLKKLQTDDFKLSAENEGEILKEGLRLRLANHYRTTLADMPISPILGEKNAKLNKFYVAPKIVEKNHRKIGKNDKEESGKDVVKFSDVFLKEDQLLRNVFLVGEPGNGKSTFSVMCALEWTHQYLPAEENVGIKTSYADPEFFKEFAFLFHVTLRDSGKTCDLAQMIKDQLIRKIYHEMDADDSFRLLQTVLESEKCLIIADGLDEWTHPENVNCTCKTEEKVIPFRNSANMATLFTTTRPWRMSQFRVQDSKIDKYLEIEGAADTRQLVENIINILNEDSEDERTSEAFMGMVSEKDLKGLLSAPISITQLVCLWFEGKSLTDSKCDIYAGVINMLSRRHSCKQSGNNIPEIDLPPVLKKHKCFMQNPMVYLALAKLAYTTLYSECRDSSVVFSNTTVDDLLIGEQVEFALKSGLLTEKKSNSLIEESSHFSFFHKTLQEFLAALHLCLNENDYSQLSNKYEQDNKENILGDVSQTFIFICGMKPELGVQMSSWINSSIPDVSSWIYSSRPPYRPSIYNRKARLLQPLILSGNREARANNYGDIPLYLAHFRIRSDKDVVVLKKLMMINKERIQSLVIDGYNDQINGEELQEVITSSSDSLKAVTLWRRDGQYDLSQCHRLEHLHIEGDNTTRVQVDPTHITTCILYRVSSNVEMYICRLFKHDQRWSKLQRVVLYSVKNVQLLVDTLPSLPQLQRLEIQRTDLGELHLLPPASITYITLYNVTMTAEAVRSLIETMKNIPHTITCNMYYYTVKPASEMKDIREHMDSSPSFKVLKFVDMWGRLHFKFTKM